The Phoenix dactylifera cultivar Barhee BC4 chromosome 15, palm_55x_up_171113_PBpolish2nd_filt_p, whole genome shotgun sequence genome contains a region encoding:
- the LOC103717762 gene encoding laccase-14-like: METRKARVLPSLLLALMLSCLPFGVHSNYHESKIHYHDFIVDLSPYIRLCKTKNILTVNGQFPGPTLHARRGDTMVVNVHNNASHNITIHWHGVILQCNPWADGASYITQCPIQRGHNHTYRFVLSKEQGTFWWHAHNHAARATVHGAIIVSPRPFSKSQNPFPVPHGQMPIILGEWWNGDVMEVYREAVEMGGHPVHSDAYTINGQPGYLYPCSKSETFKMSVEQGRTYLLQIINAAMDEQFFFSIAQHQMTLVRIDGSNTKALATDYIMISPGQAMDVLIEASQPSGYYVMAASAFDNGMGSMGHMIAMDSMSFMGPMTAQTVTTAFLQYTGSPCSPPSSPTLPSLPAYNDSLAANNFTSHLANHRKNLEFYLRDVEEHLFFTLSANLINCGAKKTCEGEMGMMNKASINNISFVKPRVDVLQAYYYGLHGVYDEDFPGEPPLKFNYTGMNMMNKRLWEPEMGTKVKVLEYNTLVELVFQGTSVVSGESHPMHLHGHRFYVVGWGPGNFDPEKDPLHYNLNNPPQVSTVAVPKNGWTAIRFRANNPGVWLLHCHFEHHQSVGMSMVFIVQNGTWKSQRALSPPPRDMPAC; encoded by the exons ATGGAGACAAGGAAAGCTAGAGTCTTGCCATCCTTATTGTTAGCACTGATGCTCTCTTGCTTACCTTTTGGAGTTCATTCGAATTACCATGAATCCAAGATCCACTATCATGATTTTATT GTTGACTTGTCACCATACATTCGGCTCTGTAAAACAAAAAACATCCTGACTGTAAATGGGCAATTTCCTGGGCCAACTCTCCATGCCCGCAGAGGAGACACCATGGTTGTCAATGTCCATAACAATGCTAGCCACAATATAACTATCCATTG GCATGGAGTAATACTACAGTGCAACCCATGGGCAGATGGTGCCTCATACATCACTCAGTGCCCCATCCAGAGAGGCCATAACCATACGTACCGGTTTGTGCTAAGCAAAGAACAGGGAACCTTTTGGTGGCACGCACACAACCATGCTGCACGGGCCACAGTTCATGGCGCTATTATCGTGTCTCCACGTCCATTTTCCAAATCCCAGAACCCATTCCCGGTACCTCACGGTCAGATGCCAATAATACTCG GAGAGTGGTGGAATGGAGATGTGATGGAGGTGTACAGAGAGGCAGTTGAAATGGGAGGACATCCTGTGCACTCTGATGCTTACACCATCAATGGACAGCCTGGTTATCTCTATCCATGCTCCAAGTCAG AAACCTTTAAGATGTCGGTGGAACAAGGTAGAACTTATCTTCTTCAGATCATCAATGCGGCCATGGATGAGcagttcttcttctccattgctCAGCATCAGATGACATTGGTTCGGATTGATGGAAGCAACACTAAGGCCCTGGCTACTGACTATATAATGATCTCCCCTGGCCAGGCCATGGATGTCTTAATAGAAGCCAGCCAACCTTCTGGCTACTATGTCATGGCTGCCAGTGCTTTTGACAATGGAATGGGATCTATGGGACACATGATTGCTATGGACTCCATGAGTTTTATGGGACCTATGACTGCCCAAACTGTGACCACAGCTTTCCTTCAGTATACTGGCTCGCCTTGCTCTCCTCCATCATCCCCTACGTTACCATCCCTCCCTGCTTACAATGATTCACTTGCAGCCAATAATTTCACAAGTCACCTGGCTAATCACAGAAAAAATTTGGAGTTCTATCTCAGGGATGTCGAGGAGCATCTCTTCTTCACTCTCTCGGCAAACTTGATCAACTGCGGTGCTAAAAAGACATGTGAAGGAGAGATGGGCATGATGAACAAGGCCAGTATCAACAACATAAGCTTTGTGAAGCCCCGAGTAGATGTGCTCCAAGCTTACTATTATGGTCTTCATGGTGTTTATGATGAAGATTTTCCAGGAGAGCCACCACTAAAGTTCAATTACACTGGCATGAACATGATGAACAAGAGGCTGTGGGAGCCAGAGATGGGCACCAAGGTGAAGGTGTTGGAGTATAATACGCTTGTCGAGCTTGTTTTCCAGGGGACTAGTGTAGTGTCTGGCGAGAGCCATCCAATGCATCTTCATGGACATAGATTTTATGTCGTTGGATGGGGGCCTGGGAATTTTGACCCCGAGAAGGACCCTCTTCATTACAACCTTAACAATCCACCTCAAGTGTCCACTGTCGCAGTTCCAAAGAATGGCTGGACTGCCATCAGATTCAGGGCTAACAATCCTG GTGTTTGGCTTCTCCATTGTCACTTTGAGCATCACCAAAGTGTAGGCATGAGCATGGTGTTTATAGTTCAAAATGGCACATGGAAGTCCCAAAGGGCTCTTTCTCCTCCACCTCGAGACATGCCTGCTTGCTGA